Proteins encoded within one genomic window of Pithys albifrons albifrons isolate INPA30051 chromosome 9, PitAlb_v1, whole genome shotgun sequence:
- the ATOH7 gene encoding transcription factor ATOH7, which translates to MKPCKSSALDSGADSALQCRGGAGCAVKCSSERMESAAKRRLAANARERRRMQGLNTAFDRLRKVVPQWGQDKKLSKYETLQMALSYIMALTRILAEAERYSSERDWLSLHCERFHPESCHHYSGPKLGSDSDAYAQRIFGYHPEHFQIAN; encoded by the coding sequence ATGAAACCCTGTAAATCCAGTGCCTTGGATTCCGGGGCGGACTCGGCGCTGCAGTGCAGAGGTGGGGCAGGCTGTGCAGTGAAGTGCAGCTCGGAGAGGATGGAGAGCGCTGCCAAGAGGAGACTGGCAGCCAACGCCCGCGAGAGGCGGCGCATGCAGGGACTCAACACGGCCTTCGACCGCCTGAGGAAGGTGGTGCCGCAGTGGGGCCAGGACAAGAAGCTGTCCAAGTACGAGACCCTGCAGATGGCCCTGAGCTACATCATGGCTCTCACCAGAATCCTCGCCGAAGCAGAGAGGTACAGCAGTGAGAGAGACTGGCTTAGCTTGCACTGCGAGCGCTTCCACCCCGAGAGCTGCCACCACTACTCGGGACCAAAGCTGGGCTCGGACAGCGATGCGTACGCACAGCGGATATTCGGCTACCACCCCGAGCACTTCCAGATAGCTAACTAG